A window from Flavobacterium gyeonganense encodes these proteins:
- a CDS encoding TIGR01777 family oxidoreductase, with amino-acid sequence MKKLVIAAGTGFLGQALINHFKDKFEEIVILTRGNSKTINRIKHVNWNAKTFSGWEKELENATVLINLAGKSVDCRYTKENKKEILLSRIESTKILNKAVLNCKNPPKHWLNSSTATIYRFSLDKQMDETDGEIGNDFSINVALSWEKAFFKTETPKTLKTALRTSIVLGKNGGAFIPLKTLAKTGFGGKQGKGNQFVSWIHEEDFVNAVDFIIQKEMTGVVNLVSPQPIRNADFMQKLRKAVGFPFGIPMSKFLLEIGSYFIRTETELVLKSRNVIPKRLLENGFEFKFLSIDKAFQNLLH; translated from the coding sequence ATGAAAAAACTCGTAATTGCAGCAGGAACCGGATTTTTAGGACAGGCTCTTATAAATCATTTCAAAGATAAATTTGAGGAAATCGTAATACTGACCAGAGGAAACTCAAAAACAATTAACAGAATTAAACATGTAAACTGGAATGCCAAAACATTTTCAGGATGGGAAAAGGAATTGGAAAATGCAACAGTTTTAATCAATCTTGCCGGAAAATCAGTAGATTGCCGTTATACCAAAGAAAACAAAAAAGAGATTCTTTTATCCCGAATTGAAAGCACCAAAATTCTGAACAAAGCAGTTTTGAATTGCAAAAACCCGCCGAAACACTGGCTGAATTCATCGACAGCAACCATCTATCGTTTTTCATTAGACAAACAAATGGATGAAACGGATGGCGAAATCGGAAATGATTTCTCTATCAATGTGGCGCTTTCATGGGAAAAAGCGTTCTTTAAAACTGAAACGCCAAAAACCTTAAAAACTGCTTTGCGAACTTCTATTGTTTTAGGAAAAAACGGCGGTGCTTTTATTCCGCTGAAGACTTTAGCAAAAACTGGTTTTGGCGGAAAACAAGGAAAAGGAAATCAGTTTGTCAGCTGGATTCATGAAGAGGATTTTGTAAATGCGGTTGATTTTATCATTCAAAAAGAAATGACAGGAGTTGTAAATCTTGTTTCTCCACAACCCATTCGAAATGCTGATTTCATGCAGAAACTTAGAAAAGCCGTTGGTTTTCCTTTTGGCATTCCTATGAGTAAATTTTTATTGGAAATCGGTTCATATTTTATTCGAACAGAAACGGAACTGGTTTTGAAAAGTCGAAATGTGATTCCGAAACGATTATTGGAAAATGGTTTTGAATTTAAGTTTTTAAGTATTGACAAGGCTTTTCAAAATTTATTACACTAA
- a CDS encoding SRPBCC family protein: MTRLFKIYYTNDNHKLTTKINAPLKTVFDVSRNIEIHQQSTASNEKAIAGVTSGLISLNETVTWRGKHFGFYLTHKSRITVMTFYDYFVDEMEEGKFKTFKNEHFFKEINGVTIMTDQLHYETPFGIIGKLFDTLFLKKHLIYFLLERNKTLKKIAENK, from the coding sequence TTGACAAGGCTTTTCAAAATTTATTACACTAATGACAACCATAAACTAACCACAAAAATAAATGCTCCGTTAAAAACCGTTTTTGATGTCTCCCGAAACATTGAAATTCATCAACAATCTACAGCTTCAAATGAAAAAGCGATTGCCGGTGTGACTTCTGGTTTAATTAGTTTAAATGAAACCGTAACCTGGCGTGGCAAACACTTCGGATTTTACCTGACTCATAAAAGCCGGATCACAGTAATGACTTTTTATGATTATTTTGTAGATGAAATGGAAGAAGGAAAATTCAAAACGTTCAAAAATGAGCATTTTTTTAAAGAAATAAACGGAGTCACCATAATGACAGATCAACTGCACTATGAAACTCCGTTTGGCATTATCGGAAAATTATTCGATACTCTGTTTTTAAAAAAACATCTGATTTATTTTCTATTGGAAAGAAATAAAACTCTCAAAAAAATAGCTGAAAATAAATAG
- a CDS encoding GbsR/MarR family transcriptional regulator, with protein MEFKEAKNKFVQNWGALGSQWGINKTMAQIHALLMVSNEPVSMEEIMEELQISRGNASMNLRALMDWGIVYKEYKAGERKEFFTAEKDLDELAVKISRERSKREIKPALKILKEVSTIEAKDSAEEKHFVDQTTKLYDFVLKADNMLDKMTEFNDNWLGKLVMKIMK; from the coding sequence ATGGAATTCAAAGAAGCAAAAAATAAGTTTGTTCAAAACTGGGGGGCATTAGGTTCTCAATGGGGCATTAATAAAACTATGGCACAGATTCATGCTTTATTAATGGTCTCCAACGAACCTGTTTCTATGGAAGAAATTATGGAGGAATTACAGATTTCCAGAGGAAACGCCAGTATGAACCTTCGTGCTTTAATGGATTGGGGAATTGTTTACAAGGAATACAAAGCCGGAGAACGTAAAGAGTTTTTTACTGCCGAGAAAGATTTAGACGAATTAGCGGTAAAAATTTCGAGAGAAAGAAGTAAAAGAGAAATCAAACCAGCGCTAAAAATCTTAAAAGAAGTTTCTACTATTGAAGCAAAAGATTCAGCGGAAGAAAAACATTTTGTAGATCAGACTACTAAATTGTACGACTTTGTGTTAAAAGCTGATAATATGTTGGATAAAATGACTGAATTCAATGATAACTGGCTAGGGAAATTGGTTATGAAAATCATGAAGTAA
- a CDS encoding DUF1842 domain-containing protein, with protein sequence MSDLLAGAYLAKGTIGNVGMPGAPVASFSLVVVPSQHSVSGTVVITQAVQGPDSHIVVPVTGKIFATGIGNVTQVVGLRGQYVHAVPSPAIGSFLANFDAHLAIDNEWNGTGGFSYFGHNVEDVPVKAVNQAELV encoded by the coding sequence ATGTCAGATTTATTAGCAGGTGCTTATTTAGCAAAAGGCACAATCGGAAATGTTGGAATGCCAGGTGCTCCAGTTGCATCATTTAGCTTAGTAGTAGTACCATCACAGCATTCTGTATCAGGTACAGTGGTAATTACTCAGGCTGTACAAGGTCCTGATAGTCATATCGTAGTACCAGTAACTGGAAAGATATTTGCAACCGGCATAGGAAATGTTACTCAGGTTGTTGGTTTAAGAGGACAGTATGTGCATGCAGTTCCGTCACCGGCAATTGGATCTTTTTTAGCAAATTTTGATGCTCATTTAGCTATAGACAACGAATGGAATGGTACTGGTGGTTTTTCATATTTTGGACATAATGTGGAAGATGTACCCGTAAAAGCTGTAAACCAGGCTGAATTAGTATAA